Proteins found in one Amycolatopsis umgeniensis genomic segment:
- a CDS encoding M1 family metallopeptidase — protein sequence MTVRIRWQEPLCTALLATTMIGTCQAPATAQPAPGSDGYVHVSPDGTVLGADPYYPKDGNGGYDVDKYSLALDYSPYSMLLYGKATITATATQDLSRFDLDLRGLTVRTVTVDGVPATFRRAGEHELVITPRTALAQGARFTVVVGYDGRPEPIGTARGRVGWLGTPGDSAVATGQPRSAMTWFPVNGTEVDKATLRVSVTVLDEFSVLGNGSQVSDVPAGVGRHTVTWSEDTALAPSTAMLGIGRWEVERVTLPGGRTAINAYHPCAADKRKIGGRLPEVLEFLGGKFGDYPQSAAGGLFLDRSLGYTHGAQTRPVYGRTATIADLVYATAYQWWGAGVSGKMWRDALMPESIAQYAVWLWDETKNGVDLDRRYREMVAEVSGDAGFWSPKLTDPGKGTEFAPTTKAVLMVHALRRLIGDDGFFQIMAGFPVINPQGNQNWHDFELYVSAMTQLDLEAFNHAWLDGTVRPPDDLLYPGPLRPSR from the coding sequence ATGACCGTGCGGATTCGGTGGCAGGAGCCCTTGTGCACCGCGCTGCTCGCCACCACGATGATCGGCACCTGCCAGGCTCCGGCCACGGCTCAGCCGGCACCCGGCAGTGACGGGTATGTGCACGTTTCCCCCGACGGCACCGTCCTCGGCGCCGATCCTTACTACCCGAAGGACGGCAACGGCGGTTACGACGTCGACAAGTACTCGCTCGCGTTGGACTACTCGCCGTACTCGATGCTGTTGTACGGCAAGGCGACGATCACCGCGACGGCCACCCAGGACCTCAGCCGGTTCGACCTCGACCTGCGCGGCCTCACCGTGCGAACGGTCACCGTCGACGGGGTGCCTGCCACGTTCCGGCGCGCGGGTGAACACGAGCTGGTGATCACCCCGCGGACCGCGCTCGCCCAAGGCGCGCGGTTCACCGTGGTGGTCGGTTACGACGGACGCCCGGAGCCGATCGGCACGGCCCGTGGCCGCGTCGGCTGGCTGGGCACCCCCGGCGATTCCGCCGTCGCCACCGGTCAGCCGCGTTCGGCGATGACCTGGTTCCCTGTCAACGGTACCGAAGTCGACAAGGCGACCCTGCGCGTCTCCGTCACCGTCCTGGACGAATTCTCCGTGCTGGGCAACGGTTCGCAGGTCTCCGACGTTCCCGCCGGCGTCGGCAGGCACACCGTCACCTGGTCCGAGGACACCGCGCTCGCGCCGAGCACGGCGATGCTCGGCATCGGACGCTGGGAGGTCGAGAGGGTCACGCTTCCGGGTGGCCGGACCGCGATCAACGCCTACCACCCGTGCGCCGCCGACAAGCGGAAGATCGGCGGACGGCTGCCCGAGGTGCTGGAGTTCCTCGGCGGGAAGTTCGGCGACTATCCGCAATCAGCGGCGGGCGGGCTGTTCCTCGACCGCTCTCTCGGCTACACGCATGGCGCCCAGACCCGTCCGGTGTACGGCCGCACGGCCACCATCGCCGATCTGGTGTACGCCACCGCGTACCAATGGTGGGGAGCCGGCGTGAGCGGCAAGATGTGGCGCGACGCGCTGATGCCCGAGTCGATCGCGCAGTACGCGGTGTGGCTGTGGGACGAGACCAAGAACGGCGTCGACCTCGACAGGCGATACCGCGAAATGGTGGCCGAGGTGAGCGGTGACGCCGGTTTCTGGTCGCCCAAGCTCACCGATCCGGGCAAGGGAACCGAATTCGCCCCCACGACCAAGGCCGTGCTGATGGTGCACGCGCTGCGGCGGCTGATCGGCGATGACGGGTTCTTCCAGATCATGGCGGGTTTCCCGGTGATCAACCCGCAGGGAAACCAGAACTGGCACGATTTCGAGCTCTACGTCTCCGCGATGACACAACTCGACCTCGAAGCGTTCAACCACGCGTGGCTGGACGGCACGGTGCGGCCGCCGGACGATCTCCTCTATCCCGGGCCGCTGCGCCCTTCGCGGTGA
- a CDS encoding cytosine permease — MEHDDFSLRRVPAERRYSWVSVALQRFGQVSSFHQFLLGAVLGFGMTFWDAVLAITIGSVLLEIITILMGIAGTREGLSTSVLARWAGFGTGGSSLVGLLMTLSLAGWFGVQNDVFAHGLHALMGGPPVWVWALAGGALVTAIVVFGFHAMAWTAYLTVPAFLALAGYSIVTALGDHSLPALMAEQPPGPAMSLAQGTTLVAGAFIMGAIMTPDMTRFNRTASDVVKQTLVSITLGQYLIGLIGVLLAHAAKSADVVGIITSSSGVLGTLILVTAILKINDWNLYSSSLGLVNTVQVLLSRRLDRTTATLLLGGLGTVLSAIGILDHFTTFLTWVGVLTPPVAGVVIAEYYVVRRWKPDLEATRASGELPSSCPTWVPVALICWAAGAAVGIWLPWGIPTVNSVFGAFLLYIVLGRRTTAAADSAAMTSSGGAKSRT; from the coding sequence GTGGAACACGACGACTTCTCCCTGCGCCGGGTGCCCGCCGAACGCCGCTACTCCTGGGTTTCCGTCGCGCTGCAACGGTTCGGGCAGGTTTCCTCGTTCCACCAGTTCCTGCTCGGCGCGGTACTCGGGTTCGGCATGACCTTCTGGGACGCCGTTCTCGCCATCACGATCGGTTCGGTGCTGCTGGAGATCATCACGATCCTGATGGGCATCGCCGGCACCCGGGAAGGGCTGTCCACGTCGGTGCTCGCCCGCTGGGCGGGCTTCGGCACCGGCGGCTCCTCGCTGGTCGGGCTGCTCATGACGCTGAGCCTGGCGGGCTGGTTCGGGGTGCAGAACGACGTGTTCGCCCACGGTCTCCACGCCTTGATGGGCGGCCCGCCGGTGTGGGTGTGGGCCCTCGCGGGCGGCGCGCTGGTCACCGCGATCGTCGTGTTCGGCTTCCACGCGATGGCTTGGACGGCGTACCTGACGGTGCCCGCCTTCCTCGCGCTGGCGGGGTATTCGATCGTCACCGCGCTGGGCGACCATTCGCTGCCGGCGTTGATGGCCGAGCAGCCGCCGGGACCGGCGATGTCGCTGGCACAGGGCACCACGCTGGTGGCGGGCGCGTTCATCATGGGCGCGATCATGACCCCGGACATGACCCGGTTCAACCGGACCGCGTCCGACGTGGTGAAACAGACCCTCGTCAGCATCACCCTCGGTCAGTACCTGATCGGCCTGATCGGTGTCCTGCTCGCACACGCGGCGAAAAGCGCCGACGTGGTCGGGATCATCACCTCGTCGTCCGGTGTGCTCGGCACGCTGATCCTGGTCACCGCGATCCTGAAGATCAACGACTGGAACCTCTACTCGTCCTCGCTCGGGCTGGTGAACACCGTGCAGGTGCTGCTGTCCCGCCGGCTCGACCGCACCACCGCGACCCTGCTGCTCGGCGGTCTCGGCACGGTGCTCTCCGCGATCGGCATCCTCGATCATTTCACCACCTTCCTGACCTGGGTCGGCGTGCTCACGCCGCCGGTGGCCGGAGTGGTGATCGCCGAGTACTACGTGGTCCGGCGCTGGAAACCCGATCTGGAGGCCACTCGCGCGTCCGGGGAGCTGCCCTCGTCCTGTCCGACTTGGGTTCCCGTCGCGCTGATCTGCTGGGCGGCCGGGGCCGCGGTGGGTATCTGGCTGCCGTGGGGAATTCCCACGGTGAATTCCGTTTTCGGCGCCTTTCTCCTGTATATTGTTCTCGGCAGACGGACCACGGCCGCGGCGGATTCCGCGGCGATGACTTCTTCCGGCGGGGCGAAATCCCGTACGTGA
- a CDS encoding A/G-specific adenine glycosylase, translating into MGVDADVLIEWFGEVGRDLPWREPECTAWGVLVSEIMLQQTPVARVQPIWLEWMERWPVPSALAASSQGEVVRAWGKLGYPRRALRLHAAAAVIAAEHGDVVPSDVDTLLALPGIGAYTARAVAAFAYGKRAPVVDTNVRRVVARAVHGAGDAGPPSNTRDMADVEVLLPKEDAPAAKLSAALMELGALVCTARSPRCADCPIYDECAWQHAGKPAYAGPAKQVQKFAGTDRQVRGLLLDVLRGTEGPVEKARLDLVWDESGQRDRCLDSLLVDGLLEQTGDGLFALPGEH; encoded by the coding sequence GTGGGCGTCGACGCGGATGTGCTGATCGAGTGGTTCGGCGAAGTGGGGCGCGATCTGCCCTGGCGTGAGCCGGAATGCACCGCCTGGGGTGTGCTCGTCAGCGAGATCATGTTGCAGCAGACGCCGGTCGCGCGCGTCCAGCCGATCTGGCTCGAGTGGATGGAGCGCTGGCCGGTGCCTTCGGCGCTGGCGGCGTCTTCGCAGGGCGAAGTCGTGCGCGCCTGGGGCAAGCTCGGCTATCCGCGACGCGCGTTGCGGTTGCACGCGGCGGCGGCCGTCATCGCCGCCGAACACGGCGACGTCGTTCCGTCCGATGTGGACACTTTGCTCGCCTTGCCCGGTATCGGCGCGTACACCGCGCGCGCGGTCGCGGCCTTCGCCTACGGCAAGCGGGCTCCGGTGGTGGACACGAACGTCCGGCGCGTGGTGGCCAGGGCGGTGCACGGCGCGGGTGACGCCGGACCGCCGTCGAACACCCGCGACATGGCCGACGTCGAGGTGTTGCTGCCGAAGGAAGACGCGCCCGCCGCGAAACTCTCGGCGGCGCTGATGGAACTCGGCGCGCTCGTCTGCACGGCTCGCTCGCCGCGCTGCGCGGACTGCCCGATCTACGACGAGTGCGCCTGGCAGCACGCGGGCAAACCCGCCTACGCCGGGCCCGCGAAGCAGGTCCAGAAGTTCGCCGGGACCGATCGCCAGGTACGGGGCCTGTTGCTCGATGTCCTGCGCGGTACCGAAGGCCCGGTCGAGAAGGCGAGGCTCGATCTCGTCTGGGACGAATCCGGGCAGCGCGACCGCTGCCTCGACTCCCTGCTGGTCGACGGCCTGCTCGAACAGACCGGCGACGGCCTGTTCGCACTCCCCGGCGAACACTAA
- a CDS encoding MFS transporter: MLPLPALLALTTTVFLGCLTEVLPAGLLLGMSAELGVSPSATGQLVTVYAITTALTAIPLTGATLRVPRKRLLLVLIAGFLLTNLLIAVSSSYPLILAARVVSGALTGVMWSLVAGYAMRLAPPGLTGRALAVAMSGTPIGFALGVPAGTALGELADWRWAFAAMALITVPLLAWVIAVVPAVPADPAASTRPLAAFRLPGMRPVLATVALFSLGHNVAYTYIGPVLAGLDVARMLGVVLLVFGCATVGGLVVVGAALDRHPRAVLMFCTGVTAAAIVLLEIGDGVHGLVLTAAALWGLAFGGAPTAFQAVTALIAGPTADAAQSLTIAAWNGAVAGGALIGGLLLPSGTSSLPWVAAFVILVPLTFSRRVVLSAPAYRCLDA; this comes from the coding sequence ATGCTGCCCCTCCCGGCGCTGCTCGCGCTGACGACGACCGTCTTCCTCGGCTGCCTCACCGAAGTGCTGCCCGCCGGGCTGCTGCTGGGCATGTCCGCGGAGCTGGGGGTCTCCCCGTCGGCCACCGGCCAGCTGGTGACGGTCTACGCGATCACCACCGCGCTCACCGCCATCCCGCTCACCGGCGCGACACTCCGGGTCCCGCGCAAACGGTTGCTCCTGGTGCTGATCGCCGGATTCCTGCTCACCAATCTGCTGATCGCGGTGTCCTCGTCGTACCCGCTGATCCTCGCCGCGAGGGTCGTTTCCGGGGCGCTGACCGGGGTGATGTGGTCCCTCGTCGCCGGTTACGCGATGCGCCTCGCCCCACCGGGGCTCACCGGGCGAGCGCTGGCCGTGGCCATGTCGGGCACGCCGATCGGGTTCGCCCTCGGCGTTCCCGCCGGTACCGCGCTCGGCGAACTGGCCGACTGGCGCTGGGCCTTCGCCGCGATGGCGCTGATCACCGTGCCGCTGCTGGCGTGGGTGATCGCCGTGGTGCCCGCCGTCCCCGCGGATCCGGCGGCGTCCACCCGGCCGCTGGCCGCGTTCCGGCTGCCCGGGATGCGCCCCGTACTCGCGACGGTGGCGCTGTTCTCCTTGGGACACAACGTGGCCTACACCTACATCGGCCCGGTGCTCGCGGGGCTGGACGTGGCGCGGATGCTGGGCGTGGTCCTGCTGGTGTTCGGCTGCGCGACCGTCGGCGGGCTGGTCGTCGTGGGTGCCGCGCTCGACCGTCATCCGCGTGCCGTGCTGATGTTCTGCACCGGGGTGACGGCCGCGGCCATCGTCCTGCTGGAGATCGGCGACGGCGTCCACGGCCTGGTGCTGACCGCCGCCGCGTTGTGGGGCCTGGCGTTCGGCGGCGCGCCCACCGCGTTCCAGGCCGTCACCGCGCTGATCGCGGGCCCCACGGCCGACGCCGCCCAGTCGCTCACCATCGCGGCCTGGAACGGCGCCGTCGCCGGGGGCGCGCTCATCGGCGGCCTGTTGCTGCCGTCGGGAACGTCTTCGCTCCCTTGGGTCGCCGCCTTCGTGATCCTCGTGCCGCTGACGTTCAGCCGGCGAGTTGTGCTTTCAGCGCCCGCGTATCGGTGCCTGGACGCATGA
- a CDS encoding carbonic anhydrase, with protein MTSIDVLLKRNQELGDVTPGDRSSPRPSLQVAVLTCMDARIRVFEIFGLLQGESHVLRNAGGVVTDDMIRSLALSQRKLGTREVLIVQHTECGLSMVTEDDFKDELEESTGLRPTWAVEAFREVEDSVRRSVQRVRRSDFLPHRENVRGFVYDVKTGRLSEVA; from the coding sequence GTGACCTCCATCGACGTACTTCTCAAGCGAAACCAGGAGCTGGGCGACGTCACTCCTGGTGACCGTTCGTCCCCGAGGCCATCACTCCAGGTGGCGGTCCTGACCTGCATGGACGCCCGTATCCGGGTGTTCGAGATCTTCGGGCTGCTCCAGGGCGAATCCCACGTCCTGCGCAACGCCGGCGGCGTCGTCACCGACGACATGATCCGCTCGCTCGCGCTGAGCCAGCGGAAACTGGGCACACGCGAGGTGCTGATCGTCCAGCACACCGAATGCGGCCTGTCCATGGTCACCGAAGACGACTTCAAGGACGAGCTCGAGGAGAGCACCGGACTGCGCCCGACCTGGGCCGTCGAGGCGTTCCGCGAGGTCGAGGACAGCGTGCGCCGCTCGGTGCAGCGCGTCCGGCGCAGCGACTTCCTCCCGCACCGGGAAAACGTCCGCGGGTTCGTCTACGACGTCAAAACGGGTCGCCTCAGCGAGGTCGCGTAG
- a CDS encoding ATP-binding cassette domain-containing protein codes for MTSVPAEARPAVRVRGASLAFGTRTLWTGLDLDVEPGEFLAILGPNGSGKSSLLKVLLGQQGLPEGTVEIAGRRPGGQNRRIGYIPQQRALDEGLTMRGVDLVGLGLDGHRWGTGLFGIAKRRQLVARAIESVGAQAYAKQPVGRLSGGEQQRLRVAQSLVGDPEVLLCDEPLLSLDLAHQRAVSELIDERRRSADTAVLFVTHEINPILSYVDRVLYLVNGQFRVGKPDEVMNSETLSELYGTRIEVLKVGGQIHVAGAQSSLCEDEPHHIDEQVS; via the coding sequence GTGACCTCCGTACCTGCCGAGGCGCGTCCCGCGGTCCGTGTCCGCGGGGCGAGCCTCGCGTTCGGCACCAGGACCCTCTGGACCGGGCTCGACCTCGACGTCGAGCCCGGGGAGTTCCTCGCGATCCTGGGGCCGAACGGCTCCGGGAAGAGCAGCCTGCTCAAGGTGCTGCTCGGTCAGCAAGGACTGCCCGAGGGCACGGTCGAGATCGCGGGGCGGCGCCCCGGCGGGCAGAACCGGCGGATCGGCTACATCCCGCAGCAGCGCGCCCTCGACGAGGGCCTGACGATGCGCGGGGTCGATCTGGTCGGCCTCGGCCTGGACGGGCACCGGTGGGGGACGGGGCTCTTCGGGATTGCGAAACGGCGTCAGCTGGTGGCGCGGGCGATCGAGTCCGTCGGCGCCCAGGCGTACGCGAAACAGCCGGTGGGGCGGCTTTCCGGTGGCGAGCAGCAGCGGCTCCGCGTCGCGCAGTCGCTGGTCGGAGACCCCGAGGTCCTGCTGTGCGACGAGCCGCTGCTCTCCCTCGACCTCGCCCACCAGCGCGCGGTCAGTGAGCTGATCGACGAGCGGAGGCGTTCCGCCGACACGGCCGTCCTGTTCGTCACCCACGAGATCAACCCGATCCTGTCCTATGTGGACAGGGTGCTGTATCTGGTGAACGGCCAGTTCCGGGTCGGCAAGCCGGACGAGGTGATGAACTCGGAAACGCTGTCCGAGCTGTACGGCACGCGGATCGAGGTGCTCAAGGTCGGCGGGCAGATCCACGTCGCCGGGGCGCAGAGCTCGCTGTGCGAGGACGAACCACACCACATCGACGAACAGGTTTCGTAG
- a CDS encoding LysR family transcriptional regulator — MTKEFDVVQLDVHHLRVIRAIADTGSLSRAAIALGVTQPAVSAQLKRLENMLGYQLFDRREGSVSPTPMGELLLRRTAALLPQLDKLLEDIEQRVCPSGPPDVVRVVSVASALVAHLPSLVHRLWPDVAEVQVIHDDHPERLLPLLSQRRAELGLVKDYPGYELEIPANVDTAVVVTEPTFVLLPEGHPLACQEVVDLRELRNESWVMVSDSSAATFTKYFADTCARYGFSPSVTHQVTSQQVALLVVRSGAIGLSQPICDPRNLGIVTRPLRGNVLPRRHILAWNRETFVAGRRAELLAAVVEAYWAEARTSPVYAGYLDSHGELGTRPDDG, encoded by the coding sequence GTGACAAAGGAGTTCGACGTCGTACAGCTGGATGTTCACCACCTGCGGGTGATCCGGGCGATCGCGGACACGGGCAGCCTTTCCCGTGCCGCGATCGCTCTCGGTGTCACCCAGCCCGCGGTGTCCGCGCAACTCAAACGGCTGGAGAACATGCTGGGATATCAGCTGTTCGACAGGCGGGAGGGCAGTGTGTCACCCACGCCGATGGGCGAGCTTCTGTTGCGCCGGACAGCGGCTTTGCTGCCACAGCTGGACAAACTGCTCGAAGACATCGAGCAGCGCGTCTGCCCCAGCGGCCCGCCCGACGTCGTCCGGGTGGTGTCGGTGGCCAGCGCGCTGGTGGCGCATCTGCCGTCGCTGGTGCACCGGTTGTGGCCCGATGTCGCCGAGGTGCAGGTCATCCACGACGACCACCCCGAGCGGCTGCTGCCGCTGCTGTCCCAGCGGCGCGCGGAATTGGGGCTGGTCAAGGATTATCCGGGTTACGAGCTCGAGATCCCCGCGAATGTGGACACCGCGGTGGTGGTCACGGAGCCGACTTTCGTCCTGCTGCCGGAAGGGCATCCACTGGCGTGCCAGGAGGTCGTCGATCTGCGCGAACTTCGAAACGAATCGTGGGTGATGGTCTCCGATTCGTCGGCGGCCACGTTCACGAAGTACTTCGCCGACACCTGCGCGCGATACGGCTTCAGCCCGTCGGTCACCCATCAGGTGACTTCGCAACAGGTGGCGCTCCTGGTGGTCCGGTCCGGCGCGATCGGCCTGTCGCAGCCGATCTGCGATCCGCGGAATCTCGGCATCGTGACCAGGCCGCTGCGCGGGAATGTGTTGCCCCGCAGGCATATTCTCGCCTGGAACCGGGAGACTTTCGTGGCGGGGCGCCGGGCGGAACTGCTCGCCGCCGTCGTCGAGGCGTACTGGGCCGAGGCGAGGACGTCGCCGGTTTACGCCGGATATCTGGATTCCCATGGCGAACTGGGGACCCGCCCGGACGACGGATGA
- a CDS encoding metal ABC transporter solute-binding protein, Zn/Mn family — MNSRRTKSVFAAVSALAVLALGATACASGDKASTGSGSQNASAANPGGGEKIKVVASTDVWGSVVTAVGGDKVEVTSIIHDPSADPHSYETTASDAIAAKNAKLTLSNGGGYDEFFSKLADQAAGAQKLVAVDIAATGNENEHVWYSLPGVEKIADQVAAKLGEIQPASKDVFTANATAFKGKTQELLTKVSGLGASGGKVVATEPVAHYLLDSAKVTDATPPAFAEAVEAEQDVPAAALNQVKQLISGKQVKALVNNAQTTTPVTQQVVGDAKSAGIAVVDVTETLPQGVTDYIAWMTKSVDALAGALK, encoded by the coding sequence ATGAATTCCCGCCGTACTAAGAGTGTTTTCGCGGCCGTGTCGGCCCTGGCCGTCCTCGCGCTCGGCGCGACGGCTTGCGCGTCCGGTGACAAGGCGTCGACGGGCTCCGGTTCGCAGAACGCGTCCGCCGCGAACCCCGGCGGCGGAGAGAAGATCAAGGTCGTCGCCTCGACCGACGTCTGGGGCAGCGTCGTGACCGCCGTCGGCGGCGACAAGGTCGAGGTCACCTCGATCATCCACGACCCCTCGGCCGACCCGCACTCCTACGAGACCACCGCGAGCGACGCCATCGCCGCGAAGAACGCGAAGCTGACGCTGTCCAACGGCGGCGGCTACGACGAGTTCTTCTCGAAGCTGGCCGATCAGGCCGCCGGCGCGCAGAAGCTGGTCGCCGTCGACATCGCCGCGACGGGCAACGAGAACGAGCACGTCTGGTACAGCCTGCCCGGCGTCGAGAAGATCGCCGACCAGGTCGCCGCGAAGCTCGGCGAGATCCAGCCCGCGTCGAAGGACGTCTTCACCGCCAACGCGACCGCGTTCAAGGGCAAGACGCAGGAACTGCTGACGAAGGTCTCCGGCCTGGGCGCTTCCGGTGGCAAGGTCGTCGCGACAGAGCCCGTCGCGCACTACCTGCTCGACAGCGCGAAGGTCACCGACGCGACTCCGCCCGCCTTCGCCGAGGCCGTGGAGGCGGAGCAGGACGTGCCCGCCGCCGCGCTCAACCAGGTCAAGCAGCTGATCTCCGGCAAGCAGGTGAAGGCGCTGGTCAACAACGCGCAGACCACCACCCCGGTCACCCAGCAGGTCGTCGGCGACGCCAAGAGCGCCGGGATCGCGGTCGTCGATGTCACCGAAACACTTCCCCAGGGTGTGACCGACTACATTGCATGGATGACCAAGTCGGTGGACGCGCTGGCGGGAGCACTGAAGTAG
- a CDS encoding N-acetylmuramoyl-L-alanine amidase, which yields MADFDRRTALKGGLTVSAVGLLGTTTFSAAAVAAPGASEPKIHDTAAWGARPPNGAIEVQNHKPTYIVVHHTVDPGNVTDYTLEHAYWASRSIQNFHMDTRGWVDSGQQFTNSRGGHITEGRHRSLEILRGGTQHVLGANVGNNNSTCIGIENEGLYSKEDVTPALWDSLVKMVAYIASQYGISPEFIKGHRDFNSTECPGTVLYDRLPELRTAVGSLLGSASPKADLPEWPLLKPGDTGPRVRTAQELLRARGFAVPVDGLFGQSTKDAVTALAARNGLERDLCGATAATDEAGFLGSDVWPLIMRPGTDTRALKAQLAG from the coding sequence GTGGCCGACTTCGACCGACGTACCGCGCTCAAGGGCGGCCTGACGGTAAGTGCCGTCGGGCTACTGGGGACGACAACGTTTTCCGCCGCCGCCGTCGCGGCACCTGGGGCATCAGAACCGAAGATCCACGACACGGCGGCCTGGGGTGCCCGGCCGCCGAACGGGGCGATCGAGGTGCAGAACCACAAACCGACGTACATCGTCGTGCACCACACCGTCGATCCCGGAAACGTCACCGACTACACGCTCGAACACGCCTACTGGGCGTCGCGTTCGATCCAGAACTTCCATATGGACACCCGCGGCTGGGTGGACAGCGGCCAGCAGTTCACGAACAGCCGCGGCGGGCATATCACCGAGGGAAGGCATCGCAGCCTGGAGATCCTGCGCGGCGGGACCCAGCACGTGCTCGGCGCGAACGTGGGCAACAACAACAGCACCTGCATCGGGATCGAGAACGAGGGTCTCTACAGCAAGGAAGACGTCACACCGGCGCTCTGGGACTCGCTGGTGAAGATGGTCGCGTACATCGCTTCGCAGTACGGGATCTCGCCGGAGTTCATCAAGGGGCACCGGGACTTCAACTCGACCGAGTGCCCGGGAACCGTGCTGTACGACAGGCTTCCCGAACTGCGCACCGCTGTCGGGAGCCTGCTGGGCTCGGCCTCGCCGAAGGCGGATCTGCCCGAGTGGCCGCTGCTCAAGCCGGGTGACACCGGACCACGAGTGCGGACGGCCCAGGAACTCCTTCGGGCACGCGGTTTCGCCGTCCCCGTCGACGGCCTCTTCGGACAGTCCACAAAGGACGCGGTCACCGCGCTGGCGGCGAGGAACGGGCTGGAGCGCGACCTGTGCGGCGCGACAGCGGCGACCGACGAGGCCGGGTTCCTCGGCTCCGACGTCTGGCCGCTCATCATGCGTCCAGGCACCGATACGCGGGCGCTGAAAGCACAACTCGCCGGCTGA
- a CDS encoding LacI family DNA-binding transcriptional regulator, translating to MGRPIRTRRQATLASLAAELGVSRTTVSNAYNRPDQLSPELRRRVLETARRLGYPGPDPVARSLRTRKAGAVGLLLTENLSYAFRDPAAVGVLEGLALACEDAGVGLHLVPASPGREDVAAVHRAGVDGFVVYSVPDDDPHLGAVLERPVPTVIVDQPRVDGVDRVGPDDAAAVTAMAAHLISLGHRQIGVLCMRLARERNDDFVSIQRQSAAHFHVQRIRLEALAAAFSAAGVDWATVPVVERFDHTVDDGASAARQLLDAYPQVTAVICTSDILALGALAEAERRGLRVPQDLTVTGFDGITEAERSGLTTVHQPVLEKGKAAGKLLLSSADRVGPKVITLQTELRVGRTSAPPRTAEERWFGP from the coding sequence ATGGGCCGTCCTATCCGCACCAGGAGGCAGGCGACACTGGCGTCGTTGGCCGCAGAGCTCGGTGTGTCGAGGACCACCGTCTCCAACGCCTACAACCGACCCGACCAGCTGTCCCCTGAGCTGCGCCGCCGTGTCCTCGAGACCGCGCGCCGCCTCGGCTACCCGGGCCCGGACCCGGTGGCCCGTTCACTGCGGACGCGCAAGGCGGGTGCTGTCGGTCTTTTACTCACCGAGAACCTCTCCTACGCCTTCCGCGATCCCGCCGCCGTCGGCGTGCTCGAAGGGCTCGCGCTGGCGTGCGAAGACGCGGGCGTCGGCCTGCACCTGGTCCCGGCCAGCCCCGGCCGTGAGGATGTCGCCGCCGTGCACCGCGCCGGTGTCGACGGCTTCGTCGTCTATTCGGTCCCCGACGACGACCCGCATCTGGGCGCCGTACTGGAGCGCCCGGTGCCGACGGTGATCGTCGATCAGCCGCGTGTGGACGGTGTCGACAGGGTCGGCCCGGACGACGCGGCCGCGGTGACCGCGATGGCCGCGCACCTCATCTCTCTCGGCCACCGGCAGATCGGCGTGCTGTGCATGCGGCTGGCCCGCGAGCGCAACGACGACTTCGTCTCCATCCAGCGGCAGAGCGCCGCGCATTTCCACGTCCAGCGGATCCGGCTGGAGGCGCTGGCCGCCGCGTTCTCCGCGGCCGGTGTCGACTGGGCGACGGTGCCCGTTGTCGAACGTTTCGACCACACCGTGGACGACGGCGCGTCGGCCGCGCGACAGCTTCTCGACGCGTACCCGCAGGTCACCGCCGTGATCTGCACTTCGGACATCCTCGCGCTCGGCGCGCTGGCCGAAGCGGAACGCCGTGGGCTGCGCGTTCCGCAGGATCTGACGGTCACCGGTTTCGACGGCATCACCGAGGCCGAGCGATCCGGGCTCACCACGGTCCACCAGCCGGTCCTGGAGAAGGGCAAGGCGGCGGGCAAGCTGCTGCTCAGCTCGGCCGACCGGGTCGGACCGAAGGTGATCACCCTGCAGACCGAATTGCGGGTCGGCCGCACGTCCGCGCCGCCACGAACGGCCGAAGAACGCTGGTTCGGGCCGTGA